DNA sequence from the Sandaracinaceae bacterium genome:
GCAACGCCTCACCGCATCCACTCAGGCGCGTCGCCCGATGGAGGGGGTGTGGTGCTCGGCGCGGTGCTCGGCGCCGTGGCCGCGCCGCTCGTGTCGCGACCGGTGGCTGTCCGCGTCGCCTCCGCGCGGCTGGCGGTGCCGGTGCGGAAGCTCAGCGCCACGTCGTCCATGAGCTGTCCCAGGATGCTTCGCCAGATGTACTCGCGGTTTTGTTCGTCACCGGCGTCGATCACCACCGTGTCCTCGCTGCCCGAGCGAGGAGGACGCCGGTCCTCGGCAGGCTGCGCTCGAGGCGTCTCGGCACGACAGCTCCAGAGGCGTCCTCCACCCACCACGGCACGCTCCCCACAGGAAACGAAGTAGCGTCGCTCGGCCTCCTCCGAGGTGGTCCAGGTGCGCGTCTCACGGTAGAAGAAGAAGCTCTCGTGGTCGTGCTGCTCGTTGTCGAGAAAGTGCGCCGTGATGTCGACCGAGACCGAGGGGAGTACTTGGCGCGAAATCTCGACTTCCTGACCACGCAGGAAGACGTCCATGGCGTCGGCCAGCGGGGCCTCGGCGTCGAGCGCTCCGAGCTCGGCTCCGCTTGGAGTGGCGCGGTAGTAGCTGCGCCGCCACACGGCACGAGCAGCCACTGTCGAAATGCCCCACTCGAGGGAGTTCACGGTAATGAGAGCCTGAACGCCCATCTCCGCCGCGACGGTCTCGAGCGTGTCCCCCTCTGAAGGCGTGTAGGTCACGGGACAGGCGCCCTCCGCGGTGCAGGCGACCTCCGGACGAGGTCTCCGCTGTTCGGCGCGACGTTCGATCGCGGACCAGTAGATGATGCGGTAGCCCTCTCTTGCGAACGCGCTCTCGAGAGCTGCCATGGGGACACCGCAGCGAAGGTGGAGAAGATGAGCGACCTCCTCCGACTCACCCGCGGCGGAGTTGTAGTCGCGGCACTCAGGGTCCGGACGAATCGCGATCGTCCGAATTCGTGCAAGATACTCGGCGCCAGTGGGCGACGAGACCGCGCGCGCCTGTCGTCCCGCGTCTCGCTCGACCTCGAACGCTGTGTGCAGGCTGAAGTAGTTGTTGGATGTTCCGCCACATCCGGCGACAAGCAGGACGAGTAGCGAAGCGTAACGCGTGGAAATGGTCACTAACGGTTTCTCCTATGTGGCGCAGCGCGCAGAGATTCGTGGAGCCGTTGGCGCACCACAATCCCCCGAACGGGGGAGTGGCCGTGGTGCGGACATGGAGGCCATTGATGCTCTTGATGACGGTGGTTGACCGAAAAGGCTGGCGCGCGGAGCTGCCCAGCACTCCGACCTCGGAGTACCCTCGCGCCGATGACCGACACCCCCGGGGACACCCACGTCACCGTCGAGCACACCGCACGGGAGCGCGACCTGTATCGTGCCCTGCTCGAGCTGGGCGAGGCCGAGCCGGACGTGCCCGCGTTGCTCCATGGCGTGCTGGACATCTTGCGCGGGCTCACCGGCGCGGAGCGTCTGTACGTGCAGGCGGGCAGTGACCTCCACGGCGCACCGCCCTACTGGGCCACACTGGGGTCCACCTCCACCGACCTCGATGAAGTACGCGCGCACCTCTCGCTCAGCATCCTGCGCGCAGCCCTGGACCAAGGCCAGACCGTGGAGACAGCGTGTGCGCTGCGTGACCAGCGCTTCGACACCGCGGGGAGCGTGCAGGCCAACCGCGTGGGCGCCGTGATCTGCGCGGCCATCGGCGGCCAAGCCGAGCACGGTGTGCTCTATGTTCAGGGGGAGCGTGGTGGCCAGGGCCTTCACCGCGACGCGGCCCGCATCGTGGGCACCACGGCGCGCGCCATCGCGCCAACGCTGGCCCGGGAGGTGGCCCGCGCCCGGCATCGCGCGCAGTCCCAGGCGACGGACGCCACGGCACGCATTCGAAGTCGCTTTCCCTGCCCCGAGCTGGTGGGCCGCTCGCCGGCGCTGGCCACCGTGCTGGAGCTGGCTTCGCTCGCGGCCCAAGCCGACAGCCCCGTGCTGCTCACGGGCCCGTCCGGTACGGGCAAGTCGCTGCTGGCGCGGGCGATCACGCGCGGGGGCACGCGTCGCAACGCGCCCTTCGTGGAGCTCAACTGCGCAGCGCTGCCCAGCGAGCTCATCGAGAGCGAGCTCTTTGGCGCAACCCGGGGGGCACACTCCACCGCGTCATCGGCACGCGCGGGCTTGGTGGCGGCGGCTGAGGGGGGCACGCTCTTTCTGGACGAGATCGCCGAGCTGCCCAGCGCGGCGCAGGCCAAGCTGTTGCACCTCACGCAGACGGGGTCCTACCGCCGCCTGGGAGACGACGCCCCGCAGCGCGCCAACATCCGCATCATGGCGGCCACCAACGTTGACGTCTCCGGAACGGCCGACCCGCAGAAGCTGCGGCGCGACCTCTACTACCGTCTGGCGGTGGTGGAGATCGAGATGCCGACGCTGGACGCACGCAGCGAGGACGTGCCGCTGCTGGCGCAGGCGCTGGTCACGGACATCGCCCACACCCTGGGTATTCGCGCGCCGGAGCTCACGCTGGGAGCCAGCGCGTTCCTCGAGCGGAGGCGCTGGCCTGGGAACGTGCGCGAGCTGCGCAACGCCATCGAGCTGGCCATGCTGCGCGCGCGCGCCGATGACTCCCGTGTGCTGCGCGAGGAACACTTCGCGGCCGGCGGCCAGCCGGGCTCAGCGCCCGAGTCGCTGCAAGACCGCACGCGTGCGTTCCAGCGTCGGGCTATCGAAGACGCTCTGAGCGAAGCGGGAGGCCGCGCCACGGCCGCGGCGTCTGCGCTGGGCATGTCGCGCTCGCACCTCTATCACCTCATTGCGTCGCTGGGGATCGAGCGCGCGGCAGAGTGACGTCCAGGCGTGTGGCCTGGTTGGCATGCACCTCCACCCAGCCCAGCCACGGCGCGTGCCCGCGCGCGCGCAGCTCCACGCGGTGCCGCCCCGCAGAAAGCCCCGTCAGCACCACGGGAGCACGCGCCCGCGGCGTGCCGTCTACGAAGAGCGTGGCGTCCGGGCCCGACCGCACCACCAAGCGACCTGTGGCCCTCTGTCGTTCGATGGGCACGAGCGGGAGGCGCACGGTGCCCCCCTCTGCCACGTGCAGCTCGACCGGCTCCTGCCGCCACCCCGCCGCGACCAGCGTGGCGCGGTAGGTCCCCACCAGCAGGGCATGTGCGCCGTCCATCAGGCTCTCCACCACGCCGCCATCGTCGCGCACCAGCGTCACGTGTCCGCCGGTGGGCACTCCCGAGATCACCACCGTGCCAACACGCGGGGTCAGCTCGACGTGAACCTGCGTAAGCCCTCCCGCGTTGCCTCCCACCGTGCGGGTCTCACCGATGTGGCGCTCGGCGTGCACCAAGAGGTGGTGGGCACCCGCCGCCACGGCGATGCGCAGCGGAGTGCGCCCGCCGTGCCCATGCTCCACGCGGTCCAAGAAGACCTCGGCGCCAATGGGAGAGCTCGTGATGTCCACCACGTGCACCGCCGCACCCAGGCGCTGCTGCCGAAGCGTGGCGTCGGCGCGCAGTCGGTGGTCCGACGGCGCCTCGGCCAAGAAGCCCTCGAAGGTGTTCCATGCCAAGAGCGGGCGGCCGGCCAGGTCCGCCGTGAGCGCCACGTTGTAGGCCGTGGCCAGCGAGGGGGCGATGGTGTGCGCGCGCAGGAACGCCCGCAGCGCAGCGTGAAAGTCCCCCTCCTGATACAGGGCGCGGCCACGCGCATCGAAGAAGCGTGCGTCGAGCGCGTCGTCCGCACGCACCCGGTGACCGGACGACGCCAGGCACATCCAGACCAACAGCCATGCCACCGAGCGCTTCATGACCGTCATCGCGGGCGGAACGAGACCGAGGCCTCGGAGGGATGGTCCCGCGGGTCATCCAACACGAACCAGAGCGTGATGCCGATGCCGAGCGCGCCGAGGCCCATCCCCAGCAGCGCGTCGCTGGTGCGGTTGAGCACGCGGCCCCGCGCCCGTGCGTTGGCGGCGCCGACCGCGTCTTGGTCCCGCAGCGCCTGGAAGTCTTGATGCGCACGGTACGCCATGGGCACCGTGACCACGAGGCTGAGCAGGGCCGCAGCACCGAGGGCGCCCACGATGTAGCCCGCCGGCGAGCGGCGCGGTGGCCCGCTCTCGCGCAGCGTGGCGGTCACCCAGGTGCGCTCGCGCTCGCGCACGTCCACATCGCCCTCCCACGCGTCGTGCCCGGGCACCTCGATGCGCAGCGTGCGCGTCCCGAGCGTGAGATTGGGGAGCAGCACGGGCGCGAAGCCGGCTTCCACACCGTCCACCAACACCAGAGCACCCTGCACGTTGGAGGTGATGGTGGCCTCTCCCGTGATGGCGGGTCGGGGCACGAGCGTGAGCTCGGCACGCGTGGTCTCACCCGCCGCCACGCGCACGATGGCGGACTCGACGCGGTGGCGCTCGTTCCCACCGGTCACGGTGTAGACCCCTGGAGGGAGGCGGTGCTCGCTGGGCGCGGTGGCCTCCAGCACCACCTGTTCTCGGACGTCACGCAGTACCAGCGGCGTGGGCGCGATGGCCTCGAAGCGCACGGTGCCGACGATCTGGGAGAGCACCGCGTGAACCTCCACGGAGCGGCCGCGCTCGAGCACCACCGTCTGGGTCACGCGCTCGTAGCCGCTGGCCACGAAGGTGAGCGTGTGCTCGCCCACGGGCAACGCCAGCGTGCGCGGCGAGAGGCCGTAGGCGCCGTGCTCCTCGGTGTCCACGTACAGCGTGGCCCCGGCGGGCTCGCTGCTCACCACCACCAGCGCCACCGCGCTGCGCATGTCGTTCAGATAGCGTGCGGCCTCGGTTCGCCGTTCCTCTGCACCCTCGGCGCTGTCGTCGCTGGTCATGTACTCGGAGAAGTACGAATAGGCGTTCTCGAGGTCACCCAGCTGCAGGAAGCACAGCGCCACGTTGAAGCCCACGCGGGGGTTGGGTGCGATGCGGTTGGACCAGAGGAACTCCTCGATGGCCTCGGCAAAGCGGCGCGCGCGGAAGTGGTCGCGCGCCTGCTCGTCATGGAAGCGAGCTTCGGTGGCCGTGTCGGCCGCGGCCGAGCGGGGAGACACCACAGTCAGCGCCAGGGCGCCAATGAGAGAGAGCGTTCGAAGACAGGTCATCGGGGGGCCAAGGCAGGAAGCGAAGTGGGCTCGCGCGTGCGACGCGTGGTCCGGACGGTGCTGCGCGGGAGCGTTACCTCCACCGTGGCAGGACCCGCCGCGCTCACCTCGAGCGAGGCGCTGTTGTGCCCCACCAAGCGCAGCTCGAGCGGCAACGGACGCGGCGACGCCGGCAGCAGCAGCGGGGTTACGCCGAGCGTGGCACCGTCTGCGCCCACCACGGTGGCACCCGACGGAATGGAGTGGATCATCTGCTGCAAGGGGTTAGCGGCGGGCGGCTGCGGTGGGGCTTCGGCCACCGCAGCGGCCTCCGTGCCCGCCGGGCGAGTGGGGGTGCCCACGCTCACCCGGGGCTCCGCGCGCTGGGGCGCGGTGGGCCGTGAGCCGAACCCGCCTAGCGACCATGCGAGCGCCACCGCGGCGACGCCCACCACGACCAGCACGCCCACCGGGCCGACGACGCCAGCGCGATGTGTGGAGGGCGGCTGCGCCACAGGCTCGTCCTTGTCCCAGACGCCGCTCGCCAGTGCCCCCTCGCGGTGTGTCGCCGCCGACGCCCAGGCGTCGCTCCACGCACGGCGCAGCTCGCGCGCGTCGGCAAAGCGATCCGCGGGGTCCTTGGCGAGGCACCGGTGGACCACGCGGACCACCGGGAGAGGAAGGTCTGCCCGGAGCTCCTCGAGCGGCGGCGGCGCCTGGAGCGCGTGACTCAGCACGCAGGCATAGAGCGTCTCCGCGGGAAACGGCACGCGCCCCGCGAGCATCTCGTAGGCCACCACGCCCAGCGAGTACACGTCCGAGCGCGCATCCACGCCGGCCTGCTTGCTCTGCTCCGGTGCCATGTAGAGCGGCGTGCCCACCAGCTCACCCGTGCGGGTGACGTGCACCTCGGCGTCGCGGCTGCGAGACATGCCGAAGTCCAGCACCTTGACCTCCACGCTGCCACGCCGCTCCGCCAAGAAGATGTTCGCGGGCTTCAGGTCGCGGTGGACGACGCCCGCCTCGTGAGCGGCTGCCACTCCGTCCAGCGCCGCCGCGAAGAGTGCCTGGGCCTCTTCGAACGGTAGACCCGTGCCCTCCACACGTTGGAGCCGCCCTTGCAGGTCCTCACCCGCCAATAGATCCATCACCACGAAGTGCCGGCCCGCTTCGTCGCGGCCGAGGTGCACCACGTCCACGATGTTGGGGTGGGCCAGCGACGACGCGATCTTGGCCTCTTGCACGAAGCGCCAGGCGGCATCGGGCTCGGCACCCGCGCGCAGCACCTTGACCGCGAACGCGCGCCCCAGCTCCACGTGGACGGCGCGGTAGACCACACCGCCGCCGCCTTCGCCCAGCAGGCCCTCGATGCGGTACGTGCCGGCCACGAACGAACCCATAGGCAGGTGCTGCCGCTCCACCCCCGAGGGATGCGCGTCTGCTCCCGTGGGCGCGTTGTCACGCGTCGTGCTCGTTCTCGCCATGCAGCTCCTGCGCGGACCCTACCACCCAGGCACGCAAACGTCAGTCTCCGTCTCACGGAGAGCATGAAGCGTGAGGCGCGGTGACACGGGCTGAGGTACTCTCCGGGCGCGATGACTCGAAGCTGTGGGAGGCCAGGACTTCTGATGACTCTGTTGGCCACGGTCGCCCCGTTGGGCGCGGGCTGCACGGCCATCTTCGGCTTCCCCGAGGCGGCTTCCGAGTCGTCCATCGCCCTCTGCTCGAATGGCGTGGACGACGACTTCGACGGGGTCTTCGACTGCGAGGACGAGTCCTGCGACGGGTCGTGCCCCGAGGCCGAACAGCAGTGCTCTGACGGACGCGACAACGACGGTGACTCGCCGGATGGGGTCGCACTGGTGGACGCGGCCGACGCCGAGTGCTGGGGCAGCCCCATGCTGGCGGAGCGCTGCGCGTTCGTGCCGGGCGGGCGCATCGAGTCGTGGCGGCGCACCGCCACCGAGGCGTTTCCGGGGCCCGACTGGGTGACCTCGGGCGATGTCGTCTTGTTCAGACCCTACTCGGAGTTCGCGGACTTGATCCGCCTCTTTCCCGGCGAGTTCATGGAGTCGCGGCTCCCGCTCCGCGGCACCATCGATGCCATGGGCATCAACGTGGCGGTAGAGCTGCGGGCCGGTGCCGAGCTGCGCATCAGCCTCGTCTCGGAGCGCCTGGGTGAGGTGGTGGCCGCCACACTCCGCACCCCAGTGTTCCGCGAGCTCGAGGCGTGGGTCGAGGCGGCCGACGGTGCCCGCACGCCGGTGCTGGAGATCACTCACCCCGACCAAGGCTACCAGGTGTGGGAGTACGACTTGGTGGGAGCGAACGGCGCGTGGCACCTCGAAGGCCTCGACGACCGGGCAACCGAGCGACTCCCGTTTTCGCCCACCCTGCCGCTCGACGAGCCGTTGTTCGTGCGCTTCGAGTCCCGTGGCGAGGGCTCCGCGTACCTTCGCCTCGGGCAGCTCTCGGCGGCGCGCGACTCGTTCGACACGTGCGGGCGGTCGTTCGCGTCACCGCTCATCAACTCGGCGGCTCTGCGCGCGGCGGCCGAAGGCAACGGCACGCGCTGCGTGGTGTTGGCCGAGCAAGCCTACCGCTCGAGGGACGGGTCTCGCTGGAGTGGGTCGCGCTCCCCCATTCGCGCCGGGACCGTGGGCATGGCGTGGGTGCCCACGTTCGAGCGCTTCGAGGGGGTCCGACTGGACGCGGACACGGGAGGCCTGCGGTTCTTCGCCTCGGACACGTGTGACGTGTTCCGCGAGTCGGAGCCCGTGAGCGTGTCTTCGCTGGTGGCGCTCTCAGCGGCGCAGGTGGTGGGCTTCGACTTCGTCCCTGGCGCTGAAGGTGGCGAGCGGCGCTTGTGGCTGCTGGGGTCGCCCGCT
Encoded proteins:
- a CDS encoding sigma-54-dependent Fis family transcriptional regulator, with product MTDTPGDTHVTVEHTARERDLYRALLELGEAEPDVPALLHGVLDILRGLTGAERLYVQAGSDLHGAPPYWATLGSTSTDLDEVRAHLSLSILRAALDQGQTVETACALRDQRFDTAGSVQANRVGAVICAAIGGQAEHGVLYVQGERGGQGLHRDAARIVGTTARAIAPTLAREVARARHRAQSQATDATARIRSRFPCPELVGRSPALATVLELASLAAQADSPVLLTGPSGTGKSLLARAITRGGTRRNAPFVELNCAALPSELIESELFGATRGAHSTASSARAGLVAAAEGGTLFLDEIAELPSAAQAKLLHLTQTGSYRRLGDDAPQRANIRIMAATNVDVSGTADPQKLRRDLYYRLAVVEIEMPTLDARSEDVPLLAQALVTDIAHTLGIRAPELTLGASAFLERRRWPGNVRELRNAIELAMLRARADDSRVLREEHFAAGGQPGSAPESLQDRTRAFQRRAIEDALSEAGGRATAAASALGMSRSHLYHLIASLGIERAAE
- a CDS encoding PEGA domain-containing protein produces the protein MKRSVAWLLVWMCLASSGHRVRADDALDARFFDARGRALYQEGDFHAALRAFLRAHTIAPSLATAYNVALTADLAGRPLLAWNTFEGFLAEAPSDHRLRADATLRQQRLGAAVHVVDITSSPIGAEVFLDRVEHGHGGRTPLRIAVAAGAHHLLVHAERHIGETRTVGGNAGGLTQVHVELTPRVGTVVISGVPTGGHVTLVRDDGGVVESLMDGAHALLVGTYRATLVAAGWRQEPVELHVAEGGTVRLPLVPIERQRATGRLVVRSGPDATLFVDGTPRARAPVVLTGLSAGRHRVELRARGHAPWLGWVEVHANQATRLDVTLPRARSPATQ
- a CDS encoding PEGA domain-containing protein — encoded protein: MTCLRTLSLIGALALTVVSPRSAAADTATEARFHDEQARDHFRARRFAEAIEEFLWSNRIAPNPRVGFNVALCFLQLGDLENAYSYFSEYMTSDDSAEGAEERRTEAARYLNDMRSAVALVVVSSEPAGATLYVDTEEHGAYGLSPRTLALPVGEHTLTFVASGYERVTQTVVLERGRSVEVHAVLSQIVGTVRFEAIAPTPLVLRDVREQVVLEATAPSEHRLPPGVYTVTGGNERHRVESAIVRVAAGETTRAELTLVPRPAITGEATITSNVQGALVLVDGVEAGFAPVLLPNLTLGTRTLRIEVPGHDAWEGDVDVRERERTWVTATLRESGPPRRSPAGYIVGALGAAALLSLVVTVPMAYRAHQDFQALRDQDAVGAANARARGRVLNRTSDALLGMGLGALGIGITLWFVLDDPRDHPSEASVSFRPR
- a CDS encoding serine/threonine protein kinase, with product MAGTYRIEGLLGEGGGGVVYRAVHVELGRAFAVKVLRAGAEPDAAWRFVQEAKIASSLAHPNIVDVVHLGRDEAGRHFVVMDLLAGEDLQGRLQRVEGTGLPFEEAQALFAAALDGVAAAHEAGVVHRDLKPANIFLAERRGSVEVKVLDFGMSRSRDAEVHVTRTGELVGTPLYMAPEQSKQAGVDARSDVYSLGVVAYEMLAGRVPFPAETLYACVLSHALQAPPPLEELRADLPLPVVRVVHRCLAKDPADRFADARELRRAWSDAWASAATHREGALASGVWDKDEPVAQPPSTHRAGVVGPVGVLVVVGVAAVALAWSLGGFGSRPTAPQRAEPRVSVGTPTRPAGTEAAAVAEAPPQPPAANPLQQMIHSIPSGATVVGADGATLGVTPLLLPASPRPLPLELRLVGHNSASLEVSAAGPATVEVTLPRSTVRTTRRTREPTSLPALAPR